A genomic window from Candidatus Thiocaldithrix dubininis includes:
- a CDS encoding GNAT family N-acetyltransferase — protein sequence MIETNRLILRNWCDEDYSAFARLNADPRVMRYFPACLSTTESDALAERLRSLITQQDWGIWAVVLKQSNEFIGFTGLYGPTTDFTIEPSIEVAWRFATQYWGKGYATEAASAVIAFGFEQINLAEIIAFTAVVNQRSQAVMQRLGMQYQYDFAHPDLAVHHPLSQHCLYKIKAA from the coding sequence ATGATTGAAACAAATAGACTTATTTTGCGCAATTGGTGTGACGAAGACTATTCCGCCTTTGCCCGCTTGAATGCTGATCCACGCGTAATGCGCTATTTTCCTGCATGTCTAAGTACGACTGAAAGTGATGCCTTGGCAGAACGTTTGCGTAGCTTAATTACTCAACAAGATTGGGGCATTTGGGCAGTTGTGTTAAAACAATCGAATGAATTTATTGGCTTTACTGGACTATATGGACCTACTACTGATTTCACGATAGAGCCTAGTATAGAAGTGGCATGGCGATTTGCTACCCAATATTGGGGTAAAGGTTATGCAACAGAAGCCGCCAGTGCTGTGATAGCCTTTGGATTTGAGCAAATAAACTTAGCAGAAATTATTGCCTTTACTGCTGTAGTAAATCAACGTTCGCAAGCTGTTATGCAACGATTAGGGATGCAGTACCAATATGATTTTGCACACCCTGATTTGGCTGTCCATCACCCATTAAGTCAGCATTGTCTGTATAAAATAAAGGCAGCTTAA
- a CDS encoding sulfite exporter TauE/SafE family protein, producing MLNDLVLAAIAFATSTLTAIMGLGGGMILIALMPGLIAPAAIVPVHAATQLVSNSSRTLFGWHAIRWEFVPSFLVGSLIGGFITAQIANSINTHYLPLMIAAYILWNVWGGGIQFKTNPKGEFFTIGLLQTGLGMLVGATGPMGQSTLVRKGLSRDQNVTTSALFVGISHLLKIIFFGFIGFSFMQYWQVMLSMSLAVIAGSWVGTRLRHLIPEADFKKWLKWLLTFLAVRMIYSVFF from the coding sequence ATGTTGAATGATCTAGTACTGGCTGCCATAGCCTTTGCTACCTCTACCCTAACCGCTATTATGGGTTTAGGTGGTGGCATGATTTTAATTGCGCTCATGCCCGGTCTAATCGCACCCGCCGCGATTGTGCCGGTGCATGCAGCAACTCAACTAGTATCCAATAGCAGTCGCACCTTATTTGGTTGGCATGCTATTCGATGGGAATTTGTGCCTAGTTTCTTAGTCGGTTCACTCATAGGCGGCTTTATCACCGCACAAATTGCCAATTCCATTAACACGCACTACTTGCCCTTGATGATCGCAGCTTACATCTTGTGGAATGTGTGGGGCGGCGGCATTCAGTTTAAAACCAATCCCAAGGGCGAATTTTTTACCATTGGCTTATTGCAAACCGGCTTAGGTATGTTAGTCGGTGCAACTGGACCAATGGGGCAATCTACATTGGTACGTAAAGGCTTAAGCCGTGATCAAAACGTTACAACATCTGCTTTATTTGTCGGTATTAGCCATTTACTCAAAATAATCTTTTTTGGGTTTATTGGCTTTTCTTTCATGCAATATTGGCAGGTAATGCTAAGCATGAGCCTTGCAGTCATTGCCGGTTCTTGGGTTGGCACTCGCTTAAGGCATTTAATTCCCGAAGCTGATTTCAAAAAATGGTTAAAATGGCTATTAACTTTCTTGGCAGTCAGAATGATTTATAGTGTTTTTTTCTAG
- a CDS encoding RtcB family protein, translating to MSTPSLSRLQKAFLKNGIQLARSGDVVQVRNEAAQASILLPASLPLEEKAVSQLLNFASVHSPDSHHSVCKACATPDFHPGSIAPVGTIVATPHDFVIPAAIGTDINCGMRLLTLGLSAQQAEAQRERITQALTHVLLQNGRNIPVHSKAFEALLTQNPHAFFAENRFDAGLWHSVNQSRLLHELDQCIGLHQLKNAQAKHLPDAYLAKSNTIYRDPCLGTVGSGNHFVELQQVIEILDSKAAYHAGIKQGDLVAMIHSGSRDLGFYVGRQWMDKAKAAWGIGLKQPTHELYGLTGALADEYLQAISAAARYAWLNRVVLAEMLREQFNLLGLLGNSQLVVDVPHNVVLQENGLNIHRKGATSAHAEQLALIPGSMGDYSYLVKGLGNADWLHSCSHGAGRSVRRQAMRASKTLTTSTEWHCVMLKEERRIEEAPSAYKPIGAVIESQEQAGLIQVVAKFKPWLTFKA from the coding sequence ATGAGCACTCCCTCACTCTCTCGCTTACAAAAAGCCTTTTTAAAAAACGGTATCCAGCTAGCACGTTCCGGTGATGTGGTACAAGTCCGCAATGAAGCGGCACAAGCCAGCATTTTATTGCCAGCGAGTTTGCCACTGGAAGAAAAGGCAGTTAGCCAACTATTAAACTTTGCCAGTGTACATAGTCCAGACTCACATCATTCTGTATGTAAAGCTTGTGCAACTCCGGATTTTCACCCCGGCTCTATTGCGCCAGTAGGTACGATAGTGGCGACACCACACGATTTTGTAATTCCTGCCGCGATTGGTACGGATATTAATTGTGGTATGCGTTTGCTCACCTTGGGGCTAAGCGCGCAACAAGCCGAAGCGCAACGTGAACGCATTACGCAAGCGTTGACGCATGTCTTATTGCAAAACGGGCGTAATATTCCGGTACACAGCAAAGCATTTGAGGCGTTATTGACACAAAACCCTCACGCCTTTTTCGCAGAAAATCGTTTTGACGCTGGCTTATGGCATAGTGTCAATCAAAGCCGTTTACTGCATGAACTCGACCAGTGTATTGGTTTGCATCAACTCAAAAACGCTCAAGCCAAACACTTACCTGATGCGTATTTGGCTAAATCCAATACGATTTATCGTGATCCCTGTTTGGGTACAGTGGGCAGCGGTAATCACTTTGTGGAATTACAGCAAGTAATTGAAATTTTAGACAGTAAAGCCGCTTATCATGCTGGGATTAAACAGGGTGATTTAGTTGCCATGATTCATTCGGGCAGTCGTGATTTAGGCTTTTATGTTGGGCGGCAATGGATGGATAAAGCTAAAGCTGCGTGGGGCATAGGTTTAAAACAGCCAACACATGAACTGTATGGTTTAACAGGTGCATTAGCGGATGAGTACCTGCAAGCTATAAGCGCGGCGGCGCGGTATGCGTGGTTGAATCGTGTGGTATTGGCGGAAATGTTACGCGAACAATTCAACCTATTGGGTTTATTGGGCAATAGTCAATTAGTCGTCGATGTGCCACATAATGTGGTGTTGCAGGAAAATGGTTTAAACATTCATCGCAAAGGCGCAACATCTGCGCATGCCGAGCAATTAGCTTTGATTCCGGGTTCGATGGGTGATTATTCTTATCTTGTCAAAGGTTTGGGTAATGCTGATTGGTTACATAGTTGCAGTCATGGCGCGGGACGTAGTGTGCGTCGTCAAGCTATGCGTGCTAGCAAAACTTTGACCACTAGCACCGAATGGCATTGCGTCATGTTGAAAGAAGAACGTCGCATTGAAGAAGCACCTAGTGCTTATAAACCGATTGGTGCAGTGATTGAATCACAAGAACAAGCTGGTTTAATTCAAGTAGTAGCGAAGTTCAAACCGTGGTTGACGTTTAAAGCTTAG
- a CDS encoding SRPBCC family protein, with translation MNNWKVFFAGALYGVIMRVLFGLMEHYHFYINSNANGAMLFVFAFLVPCLIGFYTVYQNKDKQSSWLTVLFAPWIPTLLFTLGTAVILIEGSICIAMALPLFFLASSIGGIIAFFVLRYITFKPSTMHSLLLLPLVLAPLEMQLPLPQTIAESTKTIWIAAPPARVWQNINNISNIKPEEIGKSIAYQIGVPYPLEGITTIQPDGSRVRKSRWQKDVSFNERITQWNENSYLKWVYEFKPDSFPKGALDDHVIIGGKYFDLLDTSYQLTPENNGTRLIVTTHFRVSTNFNWYAKHVGQVLLDTASDSILKLYKNRSEMNNKL, from the coding sequence TTGAATAATTGGAAAGTTTTTTTCGCAGGTGCGCTGTATGGTGTAATCATGCGAGTATTATTTGGACTAATGGAGCACTACCATTTTTACATTAATAGCAATGCCAATGGAGCCATGCTCTTTGTTTTTGCCTTTTTAGTACCCTGCTTAATTGGTTTTTATACAGTTTATCAAAATAAGGATAAGCAATCATCGTGGTTAACTGTGTTATTTGCTCCTTGGATTCCAACACTATTATTTACGCTGGGCACTGCCGTTATTTTAATTGAGGGCAGTATTTGCATTGCTATGGCCTTGCCACTATTTTTCTTGGCATCATCTATTGGTGGGATTATTGCGTTTTTCGTATTAAGGTATATAACGTTTAAGCCTAGCACTATGCATTCACTGCTACTTTTACCTTTAGTATTAGCGCCTTTAGAAATGCAACTCCCCTTGCCGCAAACTATTGCCGAAAGTACTAAAACTATTTGGATAGCTGCACCCCCTGCACGGGTTTGGCAAAATATTAATAATATTAGTAATATCAAACCCGAGGAAATAGGTAAATCAATAGCTTATCAAATCGGTGTGCCCTATCCGCTTGAAGGTATTACTACTATCCAACCTGATGGCTCACGTGTTCGCAAATCACGCTGGCAAAAAGATGTTAGTTTTAATGAAAGAATTACGCAATGGAATGAAAACAGCTATTTAAAATGGGTTTATGAATTTAAGCCCGATTCATTCCCGAAAGGCGCTTTAGATGATCATGTGATAATTGGTGGTAAATACTTTGACTTATTAGATACCAGTTACCAATTAACACCTGAAAATAATGGCACACGTTTAATCGTAACCACTCATTTCAGAGTCAGTACTAATTTTAATTGGTATGCCAAGCATGTAGGACAAGTACTTTTAGATACCGCATCCGATTCGATTTTAAAACTCTATAAAAATCGTAGTGAAATGAATAATAAGCTTTAG